The sequence below is a genomic window from Paroedura picta isolate Pp20150507F chromosome 12, Ppicta_v3.0, whole genome shotgun sequence.
TTAAACTCGCACGGCAGGAGGGCCCCTACTGGACCTCCCTTCCCCTGGTTTTcacacctgacctggatagccctggcAAGACCAACCCCATCAGGTCTgaggctaagcagggctgaccctgcctagtatttggatgggagacctccaaagatttgggtggcAGTGTCTCCGaggaaataaaaagcaaaacCTAAGTAATAAATAATACAGGCAATAAAGAGTaaaggcaggcgatggcaaactaCCCCCCAATGGCCCTTCCTCGACAACCAGACCATCTTCAGACCGCCTGGCTTTCTGACACACACAAGCAGGCCAGGCACACTtatcaatgtttttgtgaacgacatttgaacccaaaggactgatttgctttgcTAGCGAAGAATTCTCATCCTGCACAACTGACTTCCTCCTCCTGTGGCCCCTGCTCCGTTGTCCGGGGAGGGGGGcctgcacgccccccccccccgcagaactCTTGGCCGTcttaaaggagggaggggaggggacgggggcGTGGCTTGCGCGGCCGCCGGCCTCCGCGTTCCATCCGGGAGGGGCGCGGCTTGCCGGGGGCGGGGCGTGGGCGGGGCGTGGGCGCTCCGGTGCCGCCGCAGCATGTCGGGCCCGAACGGGGAGCCGCCGGTGCCGCTGGGCAGAGGCgccgaggaggaggcggaggaggaggaggacggaggCTTCGGGGAAGCAGGTAACCCTCGCGAATGGCAGTCCTGGCCCGAGGCTCCTCGCGAGGAAGGCCAGCCCGGGGAAAGTGCTCGGGCCCTCCTGGGTGCTGATTCCGTGGCTGCGCTCGTCCCTCGCCTtgcatttctcctcctcctcgttccttctgcacaacagccctgcgaggtgggGCCGGCTGGGAGGGTGGGACTGGCCCGGCCCCGGGGCACCCCAGACACGGGTGTGGATTCGAACGCGGGACTTCCGGACTCGAGCTCGGCCCTCTTCCTCTGTGGTTCCTCTGGCGGCTCTTGGAGGCGGGACATCCCCGCATGGAGAAGTTTCCTGGCGGCTGTTCTCACTTTCCATAGAAGCATTTCTAATTCCTGCATGCAGAAAGTGGGAGTGTCAGGGAGGAAGATTCCGCCCCAACCCCGCAGCGGGCTCCAGCTCGTCTGTCGCAAGGGCCCAACCGTTGCCTTGTCGGGCCGGGCCACTTGTGCCGTAAAATGCACAAGTTTGTCAAGGACACAGACAAACCCGGGTATTACTTTCGACTCAAAAACACCAACATGCTTAAAACCTTCACACTCTTACGGGTCTTCCTCAAAGAACCCCCCTGATGAAGATGAGCGGttctatttatattctgcttttcatgaCTGGAAGGAATCCCCAAGCaatgcctttccccacaacagataccctataaagtaggggaggctgagagagctctcggagaactgctctgcaagaacagcactgtgactagcccatggccaCTGGGCAGGGGGAAATGGAGCAGTGGATTCCTGCCCTAGtcctgttcctggcccagcagaGCAAGCTCCTTGGTCATTTCTGGTGTTGAGGAGGGGGGACCCAGCTTGGGGGTGTCCTGGTGATGCCACTGCTGagttgtggcagggaggtgtggcctgtttacatcacttctgggggttctcgaggttgaggaaggctgatctaGATCTCTCTGCTCCTTGCTTATCAGTTCCCCCCTTGAAGCTGCCTGTGGTGGTAGCTGCCCCCACTTTCAGCAGCAGTGAATTTCCTGTGTCTCTTTGGGACTTCCTTTTATctcttctaagcctactgctcatcaaTGGAATTGAGTACCCACGAGTTCTTGCACTGGGAGAAAAGGACATCTCTATTCCATGCATTTCAACATTCTGGTCAAATTTCTAGTCTTGGTTtaatcaattccccccccccccaccctcaaagaGCCTCCTGCTCTGCTGCAGTTGGcgtggtggcccctggccccaaggaagctcgcttgacctcatcCTGGAAGTATCCCGTAATGGAGCAATCGCCTATGTGATATAATGAAGCTAATTATTAATGTGATAAACCATCCATATACTGAGGAGTAATCCCTGAGGAAGCTCCTGGAAAACAGATTTattacctgggaccccgttttgATTATATTGGAATAAACCTTAGAGAGAATATTTGGAATTTCGAAGCATTTATTTATCAGCCTTTCAATGTTCTTGGTTTCTTCGTTGGATCTCTGTGAGGGATCATCCGTCCGTCTTTTGAACTCAGCCCGGGCCAGAGTTTTTTACATCCTCACCCCCACCTGgcggagatcagagccctaatggAACTCGAacaattccgcagagcctgcaaagggagctcttctgccaggccagtggttctcaacctaggggtcgggacccctttgggggtccaacaaccctttcacaggggttgtggcagggcaagcagcttgacgggggggcaccatccacacaacagcgttgcagggtagattgagatagcgtgttcttctgtctggagcagtggaaaagagcaagataggcatggtaggacaagagtcagaactaaactgagaaaccctgggggaaaaaacccaatttatatacaatcacgaacaagggatcttcacgccattggtcagttttggtttaatttctgtgacagaacatttgcataattttatggctgggggtcaacacaacatgaggaactgtattaaagggttgtggcattaggaagggtgAGAGCCCctgtgccaggcatttggttgaagtaaATCACCTTCCATTGCCACCCCCCCGGCTGCCCTGCCATGGAAACCACCGACAATTCGTCCATCGCACGGGGCTCTCAGTATGTGTTAGTTGACttaatgttctcaccattgtGCTCCTCTTCTATTATTACTGTTAAATTCGTAACCGCTGCATTGGTATTGTTGACATCTATTGAGTTagctgttttatgtaaaccggcctgagccttaagggagggcagtatataaatctaatatataaatataatcctcaacactatttcgctcccttattgctcccttatatatttgggaaacagcctcctgggaggagactgtccgggcccTGTTCGCCCAGGtccgccctgattggccctccccctcgagctcccccctccctacttgcctgctagaagccttgtggctgtggcctccattgttgcccacaaggagagaggcagcgacagggctttgcggtcctcaggtacgctcctgctaggtgggagccgggggggggggagtttgcagcctccctgcgggccgcaaagccctgtcaccctcctgcctgcccccccccctagtaaataataataaatgttggtTTCTCTCACCCAGAATACGCTGCGATAAATTCCATGTTGGACCAGATCAACTCGTGCTTGGATCACCTTGAGGAGAAGAATGACCATTTGCACGCCCAGCTGAAGGAACTGCTGGAGTCTAACCGGCAGACTCGCTTGGAAttccagcagcagctgaatgACGAGGAAGACTCAGATGAT
It includes:
- the BBLN gene encoding bublin coiled-coil protein, coding for MSGPNGEPPVPLGRGAEEEAEEEEDGGFGEAEYAAINSMLDQINSCLDHLEEKNDHLHAQLKELLESNRQTRLEFQQQLNDEEDSDDDGQGSEPET